The sequence AGCCAATCGCGGGCGGCCCCAGTCCTGGGCCGGCGGTGGCCTGCGGCCTGCGGGAGGCGCTGTGGCCCGTCGGGCGGCCCCGCGGAGCCGCCATAGCCTCCCGCCTCCCGCGACCCAACGTCTCCGCCGCCGGCCTCGCGCCGCCGCCATGGCCGACGTGGAAGACGGCGAGGAGCCTTGCGCCCTGTCCTCTCACTCCGGGAGCGCAGGATCCAAGTCGGGAGGCGACAAAATGTTCTCTCTCAAGAAGTGGAACGCCGTGGCCATGTGGAGCTGGGACGTGGAGTGCGATACGTGCGCCAtctgtagggtccaggtgatgggtAAGCGCTGCACGCGAGGCCCGGGCCGCGCTGCGGCCTCCGCGGGCCCGGCTCCGGGCGTAGGGGACAGACCGAGCCTCG is a genomic window of Delphinus delphis chromosome 4, mDelDel1.2, whole genome shotgun sequence containing:
- the RNF7 gene encoding RING-box protein 2 isoform X1; the encoded protein is MADVEDGEEPCALSSHSGSAGSKSGGDKMFSLKKWNAVAMWSWDVECDTCAICRVQVMDACLRCQAENKQEDCVVVWGECNHSFHNCCMSLWVKQNNRCPLCQQDWVVQRIGK
- the RNF7 gene encoding RING-box protein 2 isoform X2; translation: MADVEDGEEPCALSSHSGSAGSKSGGDKMFSLKKWNAVAMWSWDVECDTCAICRVQMPVLDVKLKTNKRIVLSSGENVIIPSITAACPCG